The proteins below are encoded in one region of Paenibacillus albus:
- a CDS encoding response regulator transcription factor gives MKPVVILVIDDDPDIQHLMTAFLSHEGYVVRNALRAKAALELLTIEEPDLIIMDVQMPDMDGITLCNQIRKQYHRPILFVSGAQNQDYRMLALKSGGDDYISKPFDPEELVLRVKANLRWSHLLARTPAAETQETRLEFPGLSIDLERMTVMVNHKPVTLPFKEFQLLVVLAKKPNQVFHPQQLYRQVWDDEANYSKDTVKTHISNLRRKIEPVPSLPSFILTSGQLGYRFNPYGAAQTAATSE, from the coding sequence GTGAAGCCTGTCGTCATACTCGTTATCGACGATGATCCGGATATTCAGCACCTGATGACCGCTTTTCTGTCTCATGAAGGGTATGTCGTCCGGAATGCGCTCCGTGCGAAAGCGGCGCTTGAACTGCTGACCATAGAGGAGCCGGATCTCATTATTATGGATGTCCAAATGCCCGATATGGACGGCATTACGCTCTGCAATCAGATAAGAAAACAATATCACAGGCCCATTCTGTTCGTATCCGGCGCGCAGAATCAGGATTATAGAATGCTCGCCTTAAAGTCCGGCGGCGATGATTACATCAGCAAGCCCTTTGACCCCGAAGAGCTTGTCCTGCGGGTGAAAGCCAACTTGAGATGGAGCCATCTGCTAGCCCGTACCCCAGCTGCCGAGACGCAAGAGACGAGACTTGAATTCCCCGGGCTTAGCATCGATCTAGAGCGAATGACCGTTATGGTGAATCATAAACCCGTGACGCTGCCATTCAAAGAGTTCCAATTGCTTGTCGTTCTGGCCAAGAAGCCGAACCAAGTCTTCCATCCGCAGCAGCTTTATCGCCAGGTATGGGATGATGAAGCCAACTACTCCAAAGATACGGTGAAAACCCATATTTCCAATTTACGTAGAAAAATAGAGCCAGTACCGTCTCTTCCAAGCTTCATCCTTACATCCGGGCAGTTAGGCTACAGATTCAATCCGTATGGTGCCGCACAGACGGCAGCTACTTCCGAATAA
- a CDS encoding sensor histidine kinase, protein MKKNFAEHNRLFFLSILLFIAGVALVWSYFMPGERSSGSNGVVGSEIHLTEGMKKVNVNAGMQVFPDPEGTLSYEQVRSPKEQITFAPAMGQSAFGLEGKAYWTRVTIVNGTASDRWVLRLSNAIVDTVELYVDGPSAQASGSAAAYEKLKDHYWAYELSLPKDRDVTLYLRTTTEGSMILPIELMRSTTYADKLRSEYILFGLYYGFVLLMAAYILSMYIFMRNIAYLYYSSYIVFFALSQLFWNGLPQEMLGEQNGLIKFLLRMLDSYEGIFLFFFILCLWFVQFFLDKVLQLNVFAPPLRYATKVIRWISPVAVVALLFHWSWFSNIAIWYELMVSISLITAITVSVLRGNIAARYILLGMIAIFGFATPSILYTFSVFDYNILTHYGYQLGSVAEFIVLASAISYQTRQIQRDKDIAQQEMIANQAKLVRVLERWNEELEMTVQERTEKLVQAQKRRNELLQNISHDVRSPLTVVQGGIRAMMLGIQVHPGKQNKHLENLYEKVRYITRFIDDLFQLSLNEQNEASPYESTEEIAMKRWIEKEFVLLGELVTIAGLQCESDVRGADDIVVTIDPHRMRRVLSNLVHNACKYSDPNTQVELAATIDTDGIRISVTDEGEGIRAENLHDIFERAHRGTQSDPSTGSGLGLAIAKEIVEQHGGTITAASELGKGSRFVVRLPLDSAR, encoded by the coding sequence ATGAAAAAGAACTTCGCAGAGCATAACCGGCTATTTTTTCTCTCTATTCTGCTATTCATTGCAGGCGTAGCGCTGGTCTGGTCCTATTTCATGCCGGGAGAGCGATCATCGGGCTCGAATGGCGTCGTAGGTTCAGAGATTCATTTGACCGAAGGGATGAAGAAAGTCAATGTAAATGCGGGCATGCAAGTGTTCCCCGATCCGGAAGGTACGCTCTCCTATGAGCAAGTCCGGTCGCCGAAAGAGCAGATAACGTTTGCTCCCGCAATGGGACAATCGGCTTTCGGGCTTGAGGGAAAGGCATACTGGACTCGAGTGACGATCGTGAACGGAACGGCCTCGGATCGCTGGGTGCTAAGACTATCGAATGCCATTGTAGATACGGTGGAACTGTATGTGGACGGGCCTTCGGCGCAAGCTTCCGGAAGTGCCGCAGCCTACGAGAAGCTGAAGGATCACTACTGGGCTTACGAGTTGAGCCTGCCAAAGGACCGTGACGTGACGCTCTATCTTCGGACGACGACGGAAGGATCCATGATTCTCCCGATTGAGTTGATGCGTTCTACAACCTACGCTGATAAGCTGCGGTCCGAATACATCTTGTTTGGACTCTATTACGGTTTCGTGCTGCTCATGGCGGCCTATATTCTGTCAATGTATATTTTCATGCGAAATATCGCTTACCTCTATTACTCGAGCTATATCGTATTCTTTGCCTTGTCACAGCTGTTCTGGAACGGATTGCCGCAAGAGATGCTCGGGGAGCAGAACGGGTTGATCAAGTTTCTTCTACGCATGTTGGATTCGTACGAAGGCATCTTCCTCTTCTTCTTCATCCTTTGCTTGTGGTTCGTGCAGTTCTTCTTGGACAAGGTGCTGCAATTAAACGTGTTTGCGCCTCCGCTTCGTTACGCGACCAAGGTCATTCGGTGGATTTCGCCTGTGGCGGTCGTAGCGCTGCTCTTTCACTGGTCCTGGTTCTCGAACATCGCCATCTGGTATGAGCTCATGGTTTCAATATCTCTCATTACGGCGATTACGGTCAGCGTGCTCCGCGGCAATATCGCAGCGAGATATATCTTGCTTGGGATGATTGCGATCTTCGGCTTCGCTACGCCGTCCATTCTATATACATTCAGCGTGTTTGATTACAATATATTGACCCATTATGGCTATCAGCTGGGCTCTGTTGCCGAGTTTATCGTACTTGCAAGCGCGATCTCCTATCAGACCCGACAAATTCAGAGAGATAAGGATATCGCGCAGCAAGAGATGATTGCCAACCAAGCCAAGCTGGTCCGCGTGCTGGAGCGTTGGAACGAAGAGCTCGAGATGACCGTGCAGGAGCGAACCGAGAAACTTGTCCAAGCTCAGAAAAGGCGCAACGAGCTGCTGCAGAACATTTCGCATGATGTGAGATCTCCGCTAACCGTCGTGCAAGGCGGAATCCGGGCGATGATGCTCGGCATTCAGGTCCATCCGGGAAAACAGAATAAGCATTTGGAAAATCTATATGAAAAAGTCCGCTATATTACGAGATTTATCGATGACTTATTCCAGCTCAGCTTGAACGAGCAGAATGAGGCCTCGCCTTACGAATCGACGGAAGAGATCGCGATGAAACGATGGATTGAGAAGGAGTTCGTCCTGCTTGGAGAATTGGTGACCATCGCGGGTCTGCAATGTGAGTCGGACGTTCGCGGCGCCGATGATATTGTCGTTACAATTGATCCGCACCGTATGCGGCGGGTGCTGTCAAACCTCGTACATAACGCCTGCAAGTACTCGGATCCGAATACACAGGTCGAGCTTGCCGCAACGATTGACACGGACGGTATTCGAATTAGCGTTACAGACGAGGGCGAGGGAATCAGAGCAGAGAACCTCCATGACATCTTCGAACGCGCGCACCGGGGGACGCAGTCTGACCCGTCTACGGGGAGCGGACTCGGCCTTGCCATTGCGAAGGAAATTGTCGAGCAGCATGGCGGCACGATTACGGCGGCAAGCGAGCTTGGCAAAGGGAGCAGGTTTGTTGTACGGCTTCCCCTCGATAGCGCGCGTTGA